TTACATCTCTCCTCTCAGCCATTGAGCTGTCCTTACAGGAGCAGAAGCAGCAAGCAGAGACGCGACCCCTgaccctgacctctgaccctccgACCTGTACCAACGGTGGGGGAGGGCAGGAGGCCCGGAAGGTGCGTGCGCTGTACGACTttgaagcagctgaagacaACGAGCTCACTTTCAAAGCTGGGGAGGTCATACTGGTTTTGGATGACAGGTAATCATTTATGAATTACTTGTTCACGACTCCATTCTGGTTTCTcatggaagaagaaaaacagaaattaggtgttggaaaataatcaaaactgaccaaaacaaactttaatattaAGATTAACATGTACAAATATGAAATTATAGTGTGCAGTTTTCCTGTATCGATGTGTATTCTTTTCTCTAGCAGTGAAACATAAAAGTATTTTCATTACCATGCACAGCTCACAACATAAGTTGAGACttttaaaagaatatatattatttttctaCCTTGTTCTGCTGTGGTTAATTGGATGCTGATTGCGGCGATATTCTGGAAGCTCACAATCTACAAAGCATCTAATGAAATCTAAtaaaatctaaacgttatcttgggggccggatgaaatgttacagagggccgcttctggcccgcgggccttgcgTTTGACACGTATACTTTAGATGGAGCCATTAGCTGTTTTAAATCTTAGGACCACTCTGAGTATGTTTGAGCCAAGCCCAAAAGGCTTATGCATTAAtctatatttctgttttatgctgtattttttatattttcagcgATCCAAACTGGTGGAAAGGAGAAAACCACAGAGGAGTTGGGCTTTTTCCCTCAAACTTTGTCACAACCAATCTTAACGCTGAGCCAGAGCCAGAGCCAGGTTGGTCTTTATATTTACTCTGAAAGGCCTTTCGTCTCAACACATACACTTTGCCAGCATTGTGTATTGTTTCTTACAAAAGCAGCCTCTTTGCTGCTCCACTAATTGGTTTAACCAGAAGCAGAATTGTTTCATGGCTGCTTATTAAGAAACGTTTCCCTCCTCAGTGGTTTATGTTGAGAAGACAGCCACTCCCGAAGAGACGAGCCTGGAAACCAAAGCAGAGCCCGAACCTGTCTACATTGATGAGGTGCCACACTTCCACATGCATATGAATCTACAAACCTAAATCACCTCTCAATCAAATTACCAACCCATATTTGCTATATCTTGCCTGCAGGCAAAGATGGACAGAACGCTGGCGCTGCTGCAGAACGCAGATCCTGCAGATCCGACTCCAGACTCTGCAGAGCTAATCCAGCTGGAGGGTATTAACTGAAATTCGGGTGTAAACCTCCTCACACTGTGGGTGTCAGTCTGAGTTaggcttttgttttctgactgttttctgtctgtgtgccAATATCTGAACAGATGCATGCCAACAGATGAACCCACTGATTGATGAGAAGCTACAAGAGATTGACAGGTATATTTATTACCTATGAATAAAGATTAGAATTATTACTGTATAGgcaatgtttgtaaataaatgtctcGCTGTGTTGCAGGCATCACTCAGAGTTGTCAGATTTAAATCTGAAAGTGATGGAGGCGCTGGAGCTTTACAACAAGCTCATGAATGAAGCTCCTTTCTACACGGCTTACACCAAAATGCAGTCCCAGTACGGCCCAGCTGGTTCTTCTGTGCCCATGCAGGTCAGAACTGGAATCTTATAGTTTACAGGTTTaagaaattatatatttttaattcattcattttcccCCTCAGAAATGACAGTATGATTACAAACGATCATGTACAAGTTAAAGATTGGCAGTGATGTTTGAATATTCAGGTAGTCATCAGCGAATAAATAAAACGGAATATTTTATGCAGCTATAATTTAGAAaatcagctgttgtttttgttctcaccAACGGTAGTCTGccaagttgtttgccaaccgctgAGGTGTTTTGAATAATAGGTGGGCTTTTTTCGGCACAACACCTGCCCAAAAAAATCTCTAGCGGTCCTGCATCTGTTTCTGTCATTGTCACCATTTTATTTGGAAACGTTGACACTGGGCGAGCTACGTCCACTGGTGAGCTACATTCTTTACTGCCAGAACACCCACCTGATTACAATGATCCACCAGGCAGGTAAATAATGAAGGACCACAAGTATTTTTGGCTCCGTCAGAGAGGGGTTTTTAGCAGTAAGACTTGTGGTAAAGAGACTCTAATCACTCGTAAGTAGACATGCTAGTTTtccttaaacaaaaatataaaattggcAAATGGTtcttaaaattgactgaataatTTGGGGGTGGATCTTTAGCCTCCAGATCTGTCTGCAAGCCCCGAATATACAGAGATTATCTTCCCAGATTGTGGCGCACAAACGTAACTGAAGCCAATGTGGAAACACTTTTACAGAGAGAAGTGTAGAtgggtttattttaatgtaGATTGCACTTTAAACTGATGTGACGGTAAATAGGTATTCACTTTATCCCTTAAATCAATACGACTTTTCTCGACTGCCGACAGTTTAGCGCTCCGATTGGTGCACTGCAGACACTTTCTCTGTTCTTTACCATGTACAGAGTCAACAAGAAGCAGAGCTGTCATGCATAATTTAGGGATGCATTCTGTCAGACGTCTTCAcagctcaggaaaaaaaaagacttcctgTTCAGgaaagatgtttattttgacAGCATATTTCTGAACTGGGTTCATGTACAGCAGCTCTATTAATGGTTGTCAGCACTCAGTAGAACTGAACTCTATTTAAAGTATTTGTGATTTAATGAAAACGAAAGGGGACTATAGTTGAAAGAGTTCATTTGAACATTGTCTTCATCGCACTTTGCCCGTTTTTCTCTTTACTGCTCGTATTTAGTTTCTTGCGGTCTATATTCATATGTGCCATCTGGTCAGTggaacagtttgttttccttAGATTTGTCTGTCATTAGGTcagcttttttctcttcttctgctcctgaGAATCTGGGCTTgcctgtgttttttatttttagcagtgACTGAGTAATGATTGATGTCACTGTCTCTCCCTGCAGAGTTGGACGTCTGTCACAGACACTGGCCAGGTCTACACTAGGATGTCATTTAGCAAAGGATTTGACCTTGTTTTTTAGTTTACGGGACAATGTTACTCACTCTGGATGTTTCTAGCCCAGTATTTACCATTACAACTGAAAATCTGATTCATAGATTgttttatagttgttttttttaagtttaataaagaTAACATAGCTAGAATAAGCCTTTTATAGTTCTAGTTTTGAATCTGATCCCTAATAATTAAGTATTTCCTGGATGCAAAACACTAAACTTAGCATGTCTGGGTGCAACCTGAACcagaaatgacatttaaagAGTTTGAAAGAAGGATTGAATTAGAGTTATGCAGTTAATTATAAGAACTGCGTAACTTCTGTTAGTAATCAGTATCTTTTGTATTTCGTCtggctttaaagaaaaattgcGAAAGCCCCTTTTCACTGTTTTGCCAAGATTTAgcttcagatttatttagtCCATGTCTGCATTCAAGGTAGCTGCTATTAGATCCTCTGGACATGAAGATTGGAAACCTGTAGCTGTGATCTGTGTCATTGTAGTTGTAATAAAAGGCAAATCTGCCCATTTAAGAGCAGATTAGTGCattattctgtttaatttgtgCAAACCTgcaccaaaagaaaaagcaagctttttttgttgtttttgttgtattctAGTGACTGTTCACAAAAGAAAGGTTGCTCAGGGCGTTTAACTTTCAACTGTGAATCCATTTTGAATCGAACTAATAAAGTTTTTGAAGTGCCTGCTGTTTCCAGGTAGTTTTATAtgaagtcatgtttttattcctgctttatgtctgcatttttcttgtttactctcctgaaacagaaaatggctGCTTTTCGTGTTTTTCGTGCCATGAAAAACCTTGATGAAAATCCAACTAGTACCTGttaaatcttcctttttttaacccacTGTTAACCCACAGATAACCTTTTATACAATGtctaatttacaaaaactgatAGCATTAAATATGCCCAGGCACTTAATAAAAACCATCTTGCTCCCCTCCCGGTTTTATCAGGGTTACCTTGGAGCAGCTGGGGCCCCATATCTGCCTCCAGGGATCCCCCAGGTTCCCCCTGCGCAGACCTACTCTTTACCCAGCGACCAGCCCGGACCACTACATTCAATGCCCCCCACGGTCTCAGCTCCACCCAGCAGCCAAGCCACTCCTTACATGAGGTAAGACATCAAACCCCTGAACTGGACCtgctaatttcattttaaaaaaaacccacacacacacactatgaaGAGATTATTATCAGTGGTCGTGTCTAACAAAGGTAACTTGACACCTAGGATGTTTGACAGCAACAGCTTGAGATCATTTATTTCAGCTACAGAATTTGTCAGTGATGTGCAGGGCTCCTACTCAGTCTGGAAAAATACGGATTTGGCTTTAGGTATTTTGGAGGTCCTAAAAAGTATGGAAAAACCTTTGTGTGTCCAGACTTTACTTCTTTTGTAAAGAATAAATAGCTCAGAACACAAAGGGCTTTTCAGACATTCTGTGCAAAGTAGATTAGtctgcaaaggttttaaacaagcTAATTTTGTTACGATTTGCTTCCAAACTCTGgctctttgaaagaaaaatataaaggcTATGTTTGCACATAGTCAtagtttttgttctgtattgTAAGATGATATGTGCATctcacaaaacttaaaaatgtgcaatataaacacaaatcagttGTTACATGTTGTCTCTTATCTTCACAGCGCCGGGATTAACTCTCAGTACATGAACCAAGCTGCTGGAGTTCCTTATCCTCCTCAGGCGGGCGTGGCCATGGACATGTCAGCCTATCACAACTCTAACATGCCGCCTGTGTCTTATCCTGTCTCCGCCCCCCCTCACCAGGCCCCTCCtcagccgcagcagcagccGGCAGTGTATTACCAGCAGCCTCTGCTGTAGACGTCTGACCGGCAGCAGGCCTTAAGATGCACACCTCGGATAATTCAGTTACTGACTGTTTATTTGGCTCAACCTTTATGTTCACTTTCCTCAGAATAAGTCCTTTGGCCTTATTGTTTCTGTCAAGTTGGGCTAACAACACTGCAAAACAGTTGAAGTAACTCTTACATGGGTCTGCTGTGCATCCGATGTTTGGCCTCAGCTCTGTAACTGAGGCTCCAGAGGTTTTCCTGTGTCTTTGAGCTAAACAGAAGTCTTTTTCCCAGTTTGGCACAAGATAACATTTGGGTTAGCCTCTGAGTGCAGAACCATGTAATTTATACTACTCTAATATAATGTTATTTCAGATTAGTTTTCCAAGGATTTATAGAAAGTGTCACATTTAGAGCTGGTTAAAGATGGTTAGATGACTTAACTCTagataaagtgaaaaaaaaaatgttaatattctTCTTGTGGTGTTCTttcacacaacttttttttttttttttttctggtcatgTAGAGAAAGCAGTGCAGCCTCTCCAGTCCTCCTGTCCACATTAGGTTTGTCCATCCCCAGTATGGCTGCGCAGTAGAAgcattttttctgctctcagcCTCATGAAAAGAACAGTGCGATCACAAGAGAGACTGATATGGACACTTCTTGCACGTCTGTATGCAAAGTGCAAACACAAGCCTTTCACGTAAGTCGTTATGTTGCCGCGTGGCAGTCGGAGTTGATgcatcccccccacccccccacccactCAGATGTGTGAGATAGAAGCCTTGCAAAGCAAAATGTGTCTGGTACAGGCAGCCTGCGAGCTGACAGTAAGGGTAAATAAAACCGAAAACACCAGATGTATGTGGGCAGGGAAAACTGAGCGTCCAAACGGCCAAACATGCATGATAAAACGTGTCTCAGTAATACCTAGATGGCACTTTAAAATGCATCTACTGCATCTAATGACCGAAATGCTTAGTTTGCCTCTTTGggttttaatttaagaacaaaGCTGAACTCGTCTGAAGGGTTATACAGTTTTGTGCCGTTTGCGCTGATCTATTGAAATGATCTGAAGTCATGTTATGTGAGATCTTATCTTTCTACAGAACCAGCTCCTCACTTCACCAGCGGCATCACTTTAGCTACTCACTGTTTTGAACCGAACTTCTGATTtgacaagttgttgtttttaactttataaatgTATGTTAGCGGTTTCAGAACGTCCCTGGGCTTGCATTCTGTGGTTGTGTTTGAGACATTTAtgtaaactgtgtgtgtttgaggtcaTATCTATCGAAGGTTCtttattattgtaaatgaaGATGTTTTCTAAGGATCATCAGATTTTAGATATCTCTGCTTTCTTTACACGTTTGTCCATTCGAAATGCTGCATCTCCTCAAGGTGGATGCATCTAATCTGGGCCTCTGCGTCTTTATTAAGGAGGTGTTTTTCATTCAGTGGAATTTTAGAGTTCAGGTTTATGCAAACGTGTGACACGGAGATGTTTGATTTCGAAATTGACAATGCCTatgctttaattttatataaatattgatGTTATGCGTGTGTAATTTTCAAGGTAAAAAACCCCCCTGCCtattctttttctgcttttgcttcGTCTTGACATATTTCCatttaaacaaagctttcaAACTGTTGAATAATATCTTGAGACGTGAGACATCATGTTTCCAACCTGCTGTCATTGCTCTTCAGTTCCATTGAAGGTTGCTTCCATCAGATCCACTTTCGTGTTGCTGTGATCTAGTGAGTGATTTTTAGACAAGAATGTATTTCCATTTAGCACCCCCTCATGTTAAAGCTGTTTgtatattaaatgtaaaatacttGGATTTATCATTGATGTCGATTTTGCACCTTAGCTTTGTAAACATGTATTTACCACTGAATGCcttgttttttctgtacaaATCAAAAAGAATGACATGGACACATCTTTTGCAAGTAATTTCTTCTTTGGATATGTATAATtctgtacatttaaaatattccaGAAAAGGTTTCTTTATCCGGGATTTTAAACCTGCTTTCGTAACagagcaaacttaaaaaaaatattctttgaaataaaagagaCTCTACTTATatcaaagttgttgtttttttctatttccttcttctttctaacagttcttttggttttctttaatgaaGGAAGCATTGTCATCCTTATTACAATTTGCCTGTTTCTTGTTTCCGTCACAATTACTggtttccttctcctcctgcagctttggaaaagCCTATACCAGAAAATACATCCAAACGTGCCTTGATCAGGATTAGTGTGCTGTGACCTTTAGTAGCAATACAGTGTATGACGCAGATATAAAATGGGATGGGGGGGTGGCAAATCTCCACATAGACAACGGGATTTTGACGAAACAAGTGAGGAAAACCCAAACCTCGCTTCTATTTCTTGggcatacttcacagtagaaatgtcattaaaggtttaaactggtcacagaaagttggactttacatgatgGAACTGACAACTTGATGTCATTAATGGTTTTCTAGAGAATGACAGTttagattgttttgttgttacggTTTTACCACAATCTTCAGCTTAAGAATGTGATGAGGTTACACACCAACTACTGAACTGTCTGAACTTTCCACATTTTTACTCCCAACTTTACTCTtgttatacagtttatacatcaaattgtagatatttttgtcatctttcaCCCAGATTGCAGAAagtatagattttttttttgtccattctcTGACTTTTgcctttaaaactgacaaattaaaggatcttttaactttttttaatattttctacaAATAACACTGTGGATACATAAAATGATTCATTGAGGCTTAATTTCtactctgcatttctgtttgtcttgttaagagtgctgtcagggagtgagagagacaggtgtgtggttaccatggtgacactaaagagccactggcagcagctttaacatttattttggtcTTGGTTAATTTTGCGCtacatttacagtttatacattaaaTTGTTGAGATTTTGTCATCTTAGATTATCAAACAAGTAAGTCCCAATTTACTTTtaggctttaatttaaaaaaaagtagttatttctacagtttatagaaacatgaataaaatggTTGTCCTCCTACATTAATCTGCCCCATTCTCTCCACACATCACCAGCTGTAGGAGATTTACAAATCAATAATATGATCCACTCAGAGGACATGATTTATTCATTGGACCTTTTATAGCGTCTGCTCTTTATTTGTCAGATAGATGCAGCTGGTGTCGTTCGGTTGAAGCatctttaaaaaaggtaaacataaataaataaggaaaggTTGAACATTTTGCACTTCCTGACACTTTTCCTCAGATAAGGTGTGAGGTTGTCGAAAAACATTCCAGCTGATGAGGACGACGGAATATTTATTATCTGCTGTTTGCTGCACTAAGATGTTCCTGAGATACAGCAAAATTGTTTGCCCCCTTTTTCCTCTcaaagatgtatttttatgaataaaaaaaaatgaatctcGCTGTTATTTCCTTCACATTTCTCGTAATGCAAGCCTGTTCTTCAGTGGCCTTTGGGTCATTAATAATGCATAT
This genomic stretch from Kryptolebias marmoratus isolate JLee-2015 linkage group LG6, ASM164957v2, whole genome shotgun sequence harbors:
- the stam2 gene encoding signal transducing adapter molecule 2, whose translation is MPLFTQNPFDQDVEKATNENNTTDDWGLIMDICDKIGTMPNGPKDSLKSIMKRVNHKVPHVAMQALNLLGACVSNCGKIFHLEICSRDFASEVRNVLSKAHPKVCEKLKAMMVEWAEDFQKDPQLSLIGATIKSLKEDGLSFPTPSSQGSSTKVSPPAPNKAPDDDDLAKAIELSLQEQKQQAETRPLTLTSDPPTCTNGGGGQEARKVRALYDFEAAEDNELTFKAGEVILVLDDSDPNWWKGENHRGVGLFPSNFVTTNLNAEPEPEPVVYVEKTATPEETSLETKAEPEPVYIDEAKMDRTLALLQNADPADPTPDSAELIQLEDACQQMNPLIDEKLQEIDRHHSELSDLNLKVMEALELYNKLMNEAPFYTAYTKMQSQYGPAGSSVPMQGYLGAAGAPYLPPGIPQVPPAQTYSLPSDQPGPLHSMPPTVSAPPSSQATPYMSAGINSQYMNQAAGVPYPPQAGVAMDMSAYHNSNMPPVSYPVSAPPHQAPPQPQQQPAVYYQQPLL